Part of the Coregonus clupeaformis isolate EN_2021a chromosome 31, ASM2061545v1, whole genome shotgun sequence genome, ccctctgcctctctctctctgcctctccctctccccccctctccccccccatttctctctctctccccctttctccctccctctcgctctctctctcccccctctctctgcataGCATTCCCTGCGTGCGCCATTCCAGTGGAGATAAAGTTAGCGCTGTGGAAGTGACAATGTGTTGTAGCCAGTGGCCTCACAGTGACGCAACCCAATGATTTTATTATCTGCTCTGGTGTTGGAGGGATGCTAAGCAACGTGAACACACACTATAAATACAACTAACCCCCTCCCCGATTATCTAGCCCCCTTCCACTCCCCCACTGTCCagctccctcccactccccccacTGTCCAGCCCCCTACCACTAGCCCACTGTCCAGCCCCCTCCCACTCCCCCACTGTACACTCCCCCACTGTCCACTCCCCTCCCATTCCTCCACTGTCCAGCCCCCTCCCACCCCCCCACTGTCCAGCCCCCTCCAACCCCCCCACTGTCCAGCCCCCTCCCCTACTGTCCAGCCCCCCTCCCCACTGTCCAGCCCCCTCCCACCCCCCACTGTCCAGCCTCCTCCCACTCCCCCACTGTCCAGCCCCCTCCCACCCCCCCCACTGTCcagcctcctccccctcccccactgtCTAGCCCCTCCAACCCCCCTACAGTCCAGCCCCCCTCCCCACTGTCCAGCCCCTCCCCCACTGTCCAGCCCCCTCCCACTCCCCCACTGTCCAGCCCCTCCTGCTTCCCCATTAGCCAGCCCCCTCCCACTACCCAAACATGACTTACAAATACAAAACCTAGAAAGTAAAGTAAAATGTCTGTTAGATACTGACGTTTTTGTTAAAGGGATATCCCAAAAACATGTAATTTcactggttgattgattgattgattgatgattgGCACATTGATTTAACGTCTTAAGTTTAATGGCACAAATATTCCAAATATATGTCAATGGATATGTCATAAATAGCATGAAAATAAAACTTAACCAG contains:
- the LOC123482376 gene encoding extensin-like, with protein sequence MGIWGHWGGERARPFPSEQGVCVIGVGDTAATPLSPESDTNKILTPSHPPTVQPPPTPPLSSPLPYCPAPLPTVQPPPTPHCPASSHSPTVQPPPTPPTVQPPPPPPLSSPSNPPTVQPPSPLSSPSPTVQPPPTPPLSSPSCFPISQPPPTTQT